A segment of the Streptomyces sp. ITFR-21 genome:
CACCACCAGCGACACCGCCTTGGACACCCGGGTCTCCTGCTCCGGGGTGGCGTCCGGTTTGAAGAGGTCCTTGTAGATGTTGCGGGTGAACAGGTTGGCCGCCGCGATGGACATGATGGCGGCCGGCACCAGTGCCCCGATGGCGATGGCGGCGAACGCCACCCCGGTGAACCAGGACGGGAACAGGTTCTCGAACAGCTGGGGGATGGCCAGTTGGGCGTTGTAGCCCTTGACGCCCTTGCCCACGCCGTCGGCGATGGCCATGAAGCCGAGCATCGCCAGCAGGCCCAGCATCAGCGAGTACAGCGGCAGGATGGTGGTGTTGCGGCGGATGGTGTTGCGGCTGCGGCCGGACAGCACCGCGGTCACCGAGTGCGGGTAGAGGAAGAGCGCCATCGCCGAGCCCAGGGCGAGTGTGGCGTACGCCCACTGTGCCTGCGGGGCGGGCACCAGCGCGCCGCGGTGCTTGCCGGTGGCCGGGTTGGTCACCTGGTAGGCGGCGTCGGCCTTGTCGAAGATGTGGCCGAACCCGCCGAGTTTGTACGGGATGTAGATGATCGCCACCACGATGACGATGTAGATCAGCGCGTCCTTGACGAACGCGATCAGCGCCGGGGCGCGCAGCCCCGAGGAGTAGGTGTACGCGGCCAGCACGCCGAAGGCGATCAGCAGCGGCAGGTCCTTCAGGAACCAGTTGGCGGAGTCGCCGCCGCCCACCCCCATCACGTCCAGCACCGCCTGGATGCCGACCAGTTGCAGGGCGATGTACGGCATGGTGGCGACGATCCCGGTCAGCGCCATCGCCACCGACAGGCTCTTGGACCCGAACCGGCCGCGGATGAAGTCCGAGGAGGTCACATAGCCGTGCCGGTGCGAGACCGACCACAGCCGCGGCAGGAAGAGGAAGACCAGCGGGTAGACGATGATCGTGTACGGCACCGCGAAGAAGCCCGACGCGCCGGCGCCGTAGATCGCGGCCGGTACGGCGACGAAGGTGTACGCGGTGTAGAGGTCGCCACCGAGCAGGAACCAGGTGATCCAGGTGCCGAAGCTCCGGCCGCCCAGCCCCCACTCGTCCAGGTGCAGGGCGTTCTCGGCGCGCCGCCAGCGGGCGGCGAGGAAGCCCAGCACGGTCACCGCGACGAAGAAGAAGATGCAGACGCCGAGCGCGACGCCGTTGACGCCGTCCTTCATCGGGTCGCACCCCCCTTGCGGGCGCGCTCCTCGCGGCGGACCAGTACGTAGGCGGTCCAGGTCAGCGCGGCGGCCACCGGCACCCAGAGCATCTGGTACCAGTAGAAGAACGGGATCCCGATGAACTGCGGGTCGACCCGCGAGTAGGAGCCCACCCAGAGCAGGGCGACGAGTGGAACGGCCAGGCAGAGCCCGGCGATGATCCGCGAGGCGGTGATGATCGGTGGTCGGCTGACCGGTTGCGGTTCGGACATAGGTGCGGCTCCCGTCCCCTAGAGCAACGACTGTGACTGCCGGGAATCTAGGGGAGGGGAGTGCCGTGCGTCATCAGGTGTGCAGGGATCTCACCCGCGGGAGCGGGTCATTGCCGGTGCGGCAACTCGGCCGGTCCGCCCGCGGGTCCGCCCGCCGGTCGGCCCGCGGCTTCGGCGGCCGGCGCGCGCGGCCCGGCGCCCGGTGCGGCCCCCGTCCACCGCGCGGCGTCCGGCCGGGGGCCCGGCGTCCGGCGTCCGGCGGCGCTCAGTCCCGGGGGCGGCTCAGCCGGGCCACGAACTTGTAGCGGTCGCCGCGGTACACCGACCGCACCCACTCCACCGGTTCGCCCGTGGTGTCGATCGAGTGCCGGGAGAGCATCAGCATCGGCAGGCCCACGTCGGTGCCGAGCAGGCCCGCCTCGCGCGGGGTGGCCAGCGAGGTCTCGATGGTCTCCTCGGCCTCGGCCAGCCGCACGTCGTAGACCTCGGCCAGCGCGGTGTACAGCGAGGTGTACTTGGCCAGGCTGCGGCGCAGCGCCGGGAAGCGCTTGGCGGACAGGTGGGTGGTCTCGATCGCCATCGGCTCGCTGTTGGCCAGCCGCAGCCGCTCGATCCGCAGCACCCGGCCGCCGGCCTTCATGTCCAGCAGTGCGGCGAGCCGGTCGTCGGCGGTGATGTAGCCGATCTCCAGCAGTTGGGAGGTGGGCTCCAGGCCCTGAGCCCGCATGTCCTCGGTGTAGGAGGTCAGCTGGAGCGCCTGGGAGACCTTGGGCTTGGCCACGAAGGTGCCCTTGCCTTGGATGCGCTCCAGCCGGCCCTCGACCACCAGCTCCTGCAGGGCCTGCCGGACGGTGGTGCGGGAGGTGTCGAACTCGGTGGCCAGCGTGCGCTCGGGCGGGACCGGGGTGCCGGGGGGCATCGTCTTGGTGATGTCCAGCAGGTGCTTCTTGAGGCGGTAGTACTTGGGCACCCTGGCGGTCCGGCCCGCGGTGGGGCTGCCCGTCGCCTCCGTCGCCGTGCCCGCGTCGCTGTCCATGACGTGTACTCCCGACTGCTGTCGTGCTGCCGTCACCGGCTCCTCCGTTAATAGCGGCTCACATCGTGGCACGGGTTGTCGTGGCGGAGGGAGGCGGTGGGTGGCTGATCCCCCTCAGGTGTCGGTCCGATAACAGACCCGACGGGTGTTCTTATACACCCTTGACACCCCTAAAGGTCTAGGCCAAGCTCCGGGTACTGGTCTAAACCATTAAAGGCCAATCCCAGTCCCACGAGCAGGACTCGGCCGTAGGTGTTGTGCGGCGGCCGGCATTTCGGGCGGTGGGGGGAGTTTTGGGGCATCATCCTTGAGGAGGGTGGCGTGAAGCGCAAGCTCATCGCGGCGATCGGCGTCGCGACCATGTTCGCTGCTGTGGCGGCCTGCGGGTCGAACGACAAGAAGGACGACAAGGCCGCGGCCAATCCGGCCGACCGCTCCGGCGCGGTGACCGTGTGGCTGATGGCGGAGTCCCAGAGCACCTGGCCGGAGCTGGTGAAGAACACCACCGCCCAGTTCAAGGCGAAGTACCCCAAGGTCACCCTGAAGATCCAGTACCAGCAGTGGAGCGACAAGATCCAGAAGCTGGACGCCGCGCTGTCCGGCTCCAGCGCTCCCGACGTGGTCGAACTCGGCAACACCGAGACCCAGACCTACATCCTCAACGGCGCCCTCGCCCAGGTGGACAAGTCGCAGTTCGCCAACTCCGGCACCTGGATCAAGGGCCTGGAGGACACCTGCACCTACCAGGGCAAGCTGTTCTGCGTGCCGTACTACGCCGGCGCCCGGGTGGCCGTCTACAACGCCGCCGACTTCAAGGCCGGCACCGGCTCCGACGCCTTCCCCGCCACCGAGGACGCGCTGACCGCGGCCCTGGACAAGATCGAGGCCAAGAAGGGCGCCGACAAGACCTACTCGTCGCTCTACCTGCCCGGCCAGTACTGGTACGCGGCCATGTCGTACGTGAAGGCGTACGGCGGCGCCATCGCCACCACCGACGGCACCAAGTGGACCGCCAGCCTGGAGACCCCGCAGGCGCAGCAGGGCATCCAGCACTACATCGACCTGGTCAAGAAGTACAACCACGGCGACCAGACCAAGGACGAGGCCGACCAGGACGCCGTCGCGGCCCAGCAGAAGGCCGGCCTGATCTACGGCAACGGCTGGGAGGCGGGCAGCATCATCACCCCGCCGAGCGGCAACGCCAAGCTCAAGGACGACATCAAGACGGCCACCATGCCCGGCCCGAACGGCAAGGCGCTGCCGTCCTTCATCGGCGGCTCGGACCTCGCGGTGGTCAGCAAGTCCAAGGTGCAGGACCTGGCCAAGGAGTTCATCGCCGACTACACCAGCGAGAAGAACGAGGCCATCCTGGTCACCAAGGCGACGCTGCCGAACAACACCACGCAGCTGGAGCCGATGAAGGCCGACCCGGCCACCGCCGCCGCCGCCAACGCGGTGCCGGACGCCTGGTTCACCCCGATCGCGCCCGGCTGGGCCGCGATCGAGAAGCAGGGCGTGCTCAAGACGATGCTGCTCGACATCCTGAAGGGCAAGTCCGTCGCGGCGGCCACCAAGGAAGCCGACGACAAGATCAACTCGCTGATCAACAACGCCGCCTGATCCGGCGCCGGCCATCGGGGAGGGCGGTCCGCGCTGCGGGCCGCCCGCCCCGGTCTCCCGGCACCGAACCGGCCGCCGGCCCGCACACCGGCATGGACTCCGGTATGGACACCGAAGAAAGGTCAGCAGATGAGTGCCGCCGATACGCACGAACCGGTGGTGGGGGGCCGCCCGTCGAGCCCGCCGCCGGCCTCGCACCGGCCCGTCCTGACAGGCCCCGGCCGCCCCGGCCGCCGCAACCACGGGCGCAGAACGCTGCCGTATCTGCTGATCGCCCCCGCGCTGCTGGTCATGATCGCGGTGCTGGGCTACCCGCTGGTCGACACCCTGGTGCTGTCCTTCCAGGACGAGCGGCGCAACAACCTCTGGATGGGCACCTCCCCGCCGTGGGTGGGCCTGGACCAGTACACCTCGGTGCTCGGCGACGGCGAGTTCTGGGGGGTGGTGGTCCGCACCGCGCTCTTCGTGGTCGTCTGCGTCGTGGGCACCATGGGCCTCGGGCTGCTGATCGCCCTGCTGATGACGCAGGTGTCCGACTGGGTGCGCGTCACCATGAGCTCGGTGCTGATCGCGGTGTGGGCGATGCCGCTGCTGGTCGCCACCTCGGTCTTCAAGTTCATGTTCGACTCCGACTACGGCCTGGTGGACCAACTCCTCACCCGGCTGCCCGGCGTCGACTACACCGGCCACAACTGGTTCCTCGACCCGACCACCGGCATGGGGATCATCGCGATCCTGGTCGTCTGGGGCGCCATCCCCTTCATCGCCATCAGCCTGCACGCCGCCCTCACCCAGGTCCCCAAGGAACTGGAGGAGGCGGCGCGGATCGACGGCGCCAAGGGCCTGGGGATCTTCCGGTTCGTCACCTTCCCGGTGATCAAGCCGGTGTTCGTGATGACCAGCACGCTCTCGGTGATCTGGGACTTCGGCGTCCTCGGCCAGATCCTGCTGATGCGCAACGGCACCCCCGAGCAGGACTACCAGGTGCTCGGCCTGTACGCGTACACCCAGGCGTTCACGGTCAACTCCTTCAGCCGGGGAGCGGCCATCTCGATCATCTCGGTGCTGCTGCTGTCCGGCGTCGCCGTCTACTACCTGCGCCAGCTGCTGAAGATCGGAGAGGTCGAGTGAGCATCGCCGCCAGGTCCGGCCCCGCGACCGGACCCGTGACCGCCCCCGCCGCCCGGCCCGCCTACCGCCACGTGAAGAAGCGCAGGACCGGCTGGAACGTGCTCGGCCTGGTCGTCGCGGTGATCATGGCCTTCCCGGTCTACTGGATGGTCATCACCGCGCTGCGGCCCAGCCAGGAGATCCTCAGCTACAAGCAGAAGCTGTACCCGAGCTCGGTGACGCTCGCCCAGTTCCGACGGGCGATCGACATGCCGAACTTCTGGGACAACGTCAAGAGCAGCGTGATCATCTCGGTGTTCTCGGTCGTCATCGCCATCGGCATCGGCCTGCTGGCCGCCTACGCGCTCGGCCGGTTCCGGTTCTGGGGCCGCAAGGGGCTGATGATCACCCTGCTGGTGGTCCAGCTGATCCCGGCCACCTCGATGCTGATCCCGATCTACATCCAGCTCAACAAGGCCGGCGGCCTCAACCAGTACTGGGGCGTCATCGCCGTCTACTCGGCCACCACCCTGCCCTTCGCGGTGTGGATGCTGCGCGGCTTCATCGTCAACATCCCCCGCGAGCTGGAGGAGTCGGCGATGGTGGACGGCTGCAGCCAGATGGCGGCCTTCCGCCGCGTGGTGCTGCCGCTGCTCGCGCCCGGCCTGGTCGCGGCCTCCATCTACGCCCTGATGACGGCGTGGAACGAGTACCTGTTCGCGTACGTGCTCCTGCAGGACAACGACAAATACACGCTCAGCGTCTGGCTGCTCAAGTTCAACACCACGCGCGGCACCGACTACGGCGCCCTGATGGCCGGCTCGATCCTCATCGCGCTGCCCGTGGTGGTCTTCTTCCTGTTCGTCCAGCGCAAGGTGGCCTCCGGTCTGACGGCCGGAGCGGTGAAGGGATGACCGTCATTTCCGTCGACTCCCCCGCGGACACCCCCTCCGAGCCCGGCGGCTCGGGAGGTGCCCCCATCACTCGCGACGCGCTCACCGTCCTCCAGCCGGGCTTCGTCGGCACCAGCGCGCCCGCGTGGCTGCTGCGCCAGCTGGCCGAAGGACTCGGCTCGGTCGCCCTGTTCGCCCGCAACATCGAGTCGCCCGGACAGCTGGCGGCGCTCACCGCCCAGCTGCGGGAGGTACGCCCCGACGTGCTGGTCGCCGCGGACGAGGAGGGCGGTGACGTCACCCGGCTGGAGGCCCGGGGCGGCTCGTCCTTCCCCGGCAACCTCGCGCTCGGCGCGGTCGACGACCTCAAGCTGACCCGGGCGGTGGCCGCCGAACTCGGCCGCCGGCTCGCCGTGTGCGGGGTCAACCTCAACTGGGCGCCGTCGGCGGACGTCAACTCCGACCCGGGCAACCCGGTGATCGGGGTCCGGTCCTTCGGCGCCGACCCGGAACTGGTCGCCCGCAACACCGCGGCCTACGTGGAAGGGCTCCAGTCGGCCGGCGTGGCGGCGTGTGTCAAGCACTTCCCCGGCCACGGCGACACCGCCACCGACTCCCACCACGCGCTGCCGCGCATAGACGTCGACCCCGACACGCTGCGCTCGCGCGAACTGGTGCCGTTCCGGGCGGCGCTCGCGGCCGGCAGCAAGGTGGTGATGAGCGCCCACATCCTGGTGCCCTCGCTCGACCCGGAGCTGCCCGCGACCCTCAGCCCGGCCGTGCTCACCGGCCTGCTGCGGGCGCCGAGCTCCGAGGGCGGCCTCGGCTACGAGGGGCTGATCGTCACCGACGGCATCGAGATGCAGGCGATCGCGGCCACGTACGGCATCGAGCGCGGCACCGTGATGGCGCTGGCGGCCGGCGCGGACGCGATCTGCGTGGGCGGCGGCCTCGCCGACGAGCAGACCGTGCTGACGCTGCGGGACGCGATCGTGGCCGCGGTACGGGACGGATCGCTGCCCGCCGAGCGGCTCGCCGACGCGGCCGGCCGGGTACGGGCCCTGGCCGCGTGGACGGCCGCGCAGGCCGGGGCGGGGGTGGCCGCGGCGCTCGCGCAGGGCGCGGACATCGGGCTGGAGGCGGCCCGCCGGGCGCTGCGGATCACCCGCGCGGACCGGTTCACCCCGCTGGACCAGCCGCCGTTCGTGGCCGCCTTCACCCCGATGGCCAACATCGCCGTCGGGGAGGGCACCCCGTGGGGTGTGGCGGCCGAGCTGACACGGCTGCTGCCCGGCACCCGGACGGCCACCTACCGGGCGGCCGACGCCGAGGGCGACCTGGCCGGCTTCGTGGCGCGGGTGCTGGCGGCGGCCGGGCCGAGCCGCCTGGTCGTGGTGGTCAGGGACGCCCACCGGCACCCCTGGATGGCCGTGGCGCTGGCCGCGGTGGTGGCCGAGCGCCCCGGCACGATCGTGGTCGAGATGGGCGTCCCGCAGTCCCCGCCGACCGGCGCGCTGCACATCGCCACGCACGGCGCCGCCCGCGTCTGCGGCGAGGCGGCGGCGGAGGCCATCGTCAGCGCGCGCTGAGCCCCGGGACCGGGCGCCGGGCCGCTTCCCCGAGCCCCGGCGCCCGGTCACGGTACGAAGACGGGCCGGGGTCCGGAGCCGGCCCCGGACCCCGGCGCGGGAACCGCGGACGGGCTGGACCCCCCATGGGTCCAGCCCGTCCGCCGTATCCGCCCGGCGCGGCGGAAGCCGTTGCGGTCACAGGCCCTGCCAGTCGGGCTTGGCGGCGAAGGTGGCCCGGAAGTACGGCGCCAGCTTGAGCTCGGAGGCCGCCGCCTCGTCCACCACGACGGTCGCGTGCGGGTGCAGCTGGAGCGCCGAGGCCGGCACGACCGCGGCGACCGGGCCCTCCACGGTCTGCGCGATCGCCTCCGCCTTGCCCTCGCCGGTGGCCAGCAGCACCAGGTGCCGGGCCTCCAGGATGGTGCCTATGCCCTGCGTGATGACGTGGTGCGGCACCTGGGAGATGTCGCCGCCGAAGAAGCGGGCGTTGTCCACCCGGGTCTGCTCGGTGAGGGTCTTGATCCGGGTCCTGGAGGCCAGCGACGAGCAGGGCTCATTGAACCCGATGTGGCCGTCGGTGCCGATGCCCAGCAGCTGGAGGTCCACCCCGCCGGCCGACGCCAGTGCCGCGTCGTACGCCTCGCAGGCCGCTAGCACGTCCGGCGCCGAGCCGTCGGGGCCGAGGAAGGCGTCCGGCGACAGCCCCAGCGGCTCCACCACCTCGCGCAGCACCACCGACCGGTACGACTCCGGGTGCCCGGCGGGCAGCCCCACGTACTCGTCCAGCTGGCACACCCGGGCCCGCGAGGCGTCCACCGCGCCGCCCCTGACCAGCCCGGCCAGCGCCTGGTACACGGGCAGCGGGGTCGATCCGGTCGCCACCCCCAGCAAAGCGTCCGGCTTCCGGCGCAACAGGCCGGCCACGGCCTCCGCGATGAGTTCGCCGCCTGCCGCGGCGTCCGGGACGATGACAACTTCCACGGGAGCCTGCCGATCTGGAAGAGGGTGAGCGTGGTATAGACCAATCTAGCAGAGGGCTCCCCCGCACCGTGCGCCGGCACCGTCGCCGGGGGCGGGCGGGTGGGTTGTAACACGGGGGATACGGCGTGGACGCCGGCAGGGGCGGAAAGCACTTCGGGCCGCGGTGCCGGGAGAGGACCCTCAACCTCTCCAGCACCGCAGCCCGGAGCTGCCGTCGGCGCCACGACCGGTGGGGTGTGCGGTCCCCAAGGGTCGCTGACGGCGCCGACCAGGGAGGCTTCGGGCGTAGTCAGGGCAGAGAACGCCGTGGCCTCGATCCGCGCTCCTGTGCGGGGAGCGCGGAGGTTCTTCGTATCCAATTGTGGACTAGACCACTCGCGGTTGTCCATGGGCCGTCCACGGATTCGTAGCGAACCGCACGGTGGATTCCCGCCGGAACCCGCCGCGAAACCGGCCACCGGCCGTCGGCCGCGCCGGACGGTACGCTCGCAGGCGTGCCCTCCATGAACGACCTCGTACGCGAGCACACGGCCCTCGACGACTCCGACCTCGAATGGCTGCATCTGCTCGTCTCGGAGTGGCAGCTGCTCTCCGACCTCTCCTTCGCCGACCTGGTGCTGTGGGTGCCGACCCGCGACGGCAGCCGCTATGTCTCGGTGGCCCAGATGCGGCCGAACACCGGGCCCACCTCCTACCAGGACGACATGGTCGGCCACCTCGTCCCCCGCGGCCGGCGACCGCTGCTGGACGTGGCGCTCGACGAGGGCCGGATCGTCCGCGAGGGCGACCCGGAGTGGCGCGAGGAGGTGCCGGTCCGGGTCGAGTCCATCCCGGTACGGCGCAACGGGCGGGTGCTCGGGGTGATCGCCCGCAACACCAACCTGCTCACCGTCCGCACCCCCAGCCGGCTCGAACTCACGTACCTGCAGAGCGCCTCCGACCTGGCGCAGATGATCGCGGCCGGCGCCTTCCCCTTCCCCTCCGAGCACGTCGACATGGACGCCTCGCCGCGGGCCGGTGACGGGCTGATCCGGCTGGACGCCGAGGGCCTGGTCCAGTACGCCAGCCCCAACGCGCTGTCCGCGTACCACCGGCTGGGCCTGGCCGCCGACCTGGTGGGCCACCACCTCGGCCGGGCCACCGCCGAGCTGGCCCCCGAGCGCGGCCCGGTGGACGAGGCCATGGTCAAGCTGGCCAGCGGCTGGGCGCCACGCGAGTTCGAGGTCGAGGGCGGCGACGGGGTGATCCAGCTCCGGTCCATCCCGCTCAAACCCAAGGGCACGCACATCGGTTCGCTGGTGCTGCTCCGCGACGTCACCGAACTGCGGCGCCGCGAGCGGGAGCTGATCACCAAGGACGCCACCATCCGGGAGATCCACCACCGGGTGAAGAACAACCTTCAGACGGTCGCCGCGCTGCTGCGCCTGCAGGCCCGGCGGATGGACTCCGAGGCGGCCCGGGAGGCGCTGGACGAGGCGGTACGGCGGGTCGGCTCGATCGCCATCGTGCACGAGACGCTGTCCCAGACGTTGGACGAGCGGGTCGAGTTCGACGAGATCGCGGACCGGGTGCTGGCGATGGTGGCGGAGATCTCACCCGGTCGGGTCAACGTCCGGCGGACCGGGAAGTTCGGCATCCTCACCGCGGAGATCGCCACGCCGCTGTCCATGGTGCTCACCGAACTGCTGCAGAACGCGCTGGAGCACGGGTTCGGGGCGGGGGGGTCGGGGTCGGTGGAGGTCGCGGTGCGGCGGGGGCGCGACCAGGTCACGGTCGCCGTCGAGGACGACGGCCGCGGTCTGCCGCCCGGCTTCGACGCCCAACGGGCGGGCAATCTCGGCCTCCAGATCGTCCGGACGCTGGTGGTGGGCGAGTTGTCCGGCACCTTCGACATGCTCCCCGCGGCGGCGGGGGGGACCCGGGTGGTGCTGGAGCTCCCGCTGGTGGGGTGAGAGGAAGGTAGGGGAGCGGGGGGCCGCGGGGGAGCCGCGCGGGGCCGTGCGGGCCGTGAACTGCTGAACTGCGAGCGGGCGTTGCGGGGCAAAAAGAAGAGCCCCGTACCTGTGGGTACGGGGGCTCTTCGCGATGCTGCGCGTATTGGCAGGTGCTGCGCGCTGCGGCTCGGGAAGAAGACTGTTGATCAGGCTGTGGCGTTACGGGCCCGGTTGCGGGCGGCGCGGCGCTTCATCGCACGACGCTCGTCCTCGCTGAGGCCACCCCACACACCGGCGTCCTGGCCGCTTTCCAGCGCCCACTGAAGGCACTGGTCCATGACGGGACACCGGCGGCAGACGGCCTTGGCTTCCTCGATCTGCAGCAGCGCAGGACCGGTGTTGCCGATGGGGAAGAAGAGCTCGGGGTCTTCCTCGCGGCAAACGGCGCGGTGACGCCAGTCCATGGCTGCTCCAACTCCTTGTGTGACAAGCACGTTGCTTGTGAATGTGAACGCTTTCACGAATCCCCCGACGGCGAACGGGACGCCACTCAGCCGATGCTGGTGCTGTCCCGCTGGTGTGAGGTAGGAGATTCGGGCTCTCAAGGGGGCTTGTATGTCGGCCGTCCCGATCGCCACCTAGAGACTCGCAAACCTCGGCGGGAGATACAACCCCTTCAGGAAAGTTTTTTACGATTCCTCGGTGTCGCATCGGTCACAGCCGTACTTCCATGGGGTGCAGGGCAGCCTAAACGTTCGAGTAAAAGGACTTTAGGCTCTTCCGCTTACACAATCACACGCAGTGCATGGCGTACACCTGTGAAGGTCGCGCTCGTACGCAGTCCCAGGTGGTCACCGTCCACCTGGAAGGGCAGTGGCGCCTGCGATTGCAAGGTGAACTCGGTCAGATCGTGCAGTGCGACCGCGTACTTCCCGTGCGGTCCCCGCTCCGGGGTGGAACGGAGCAGCTGCGCGGCGTAACGAGCCCCTGACACCGTGGACATCCTGGTGATGCCCAGCAGGTCGAGAGCGGTGTCGAACGACGCCTCGGGAGAAGCGTAGACCGCCCGGTTGCCGAGATACGTCCACGGCGAGGTGTTGCACACTATCGCGGTGGTCAGGTCGGTCACCGGCTCCTCATCCGGGCGCAGTACGGCGATGGTGCCGTGCCGGCGGTGCGGATCGGCGAGGAACTGACGGGCCACCTGGCGGAAATAGAGCGCCGGGGTCGAACGTTTGCCCAATTCCCGTTGCTGCTCGACCCGTCCGATGACCCCGGCGTCGAAGCCGAGGCCCGCGCAGAAGGTGAACCAGCGGGCGGGCACACCCTCGTCCTCGGTCCCCGGGGTGCCGCTGACCAGGCCGAGGCCCACCGTCTTGGAGGAACCCGCCCGCAGCGCGTCCAGCAGGGCGCCGGTGGCCTCCACGGCGTCGTTGGGCAGTCCGAGGGCGCGGGCGAAGACATTGGTGGAGCCGCCGGGCACCACGGCGAGGCTGGGCAGCGCGGCGGGGGCCGGGCCGTGGTGCAGCAGGCCGTTGACGATCTCGTTGACGGTGCCGTCGCCGCCGAGCGACACCACCAGCTCGATCTCGCCGCCCTCGGCGGCCCGCCGGGCCAGGTCCCGGGCGTGGCCGCGGTACCCGGTGGTGGCCACCTCCAGCTTGAGGTCGCTGGCCAGCGCGGTAGCGATCACATCGCGGACCCGCGCGCTGGTGGTGGTGGCGGCGGGGTTGACCACGAGGAGAGCGCGCATGGTCGACAGCGTACCCAGCCTTTTTCACGCCGGGCTACGCTGAGCGGTGTGAGCCAGACCCCCGAGCCCCGCCGCTCAGCCACCCCGCGCAGGGCCGCCCGGCCCGCGGCCCCCGAGGACCGCAGCGCACCGCCCCGCCCCGGGACCTCCGGCGGGGCCGCCGCCGCGCGCGAGGGGGGGCCGGACGGCGCGGACACCCCGGACGGCGCCGCGATCCCGGCCGGGCGTGCGGCCCGGGGCGGGGCGGGTGACGGCCGTGTCCGCGCGGCGGGTGACATCCCGGCCGCACGCCCGGCCGCGGGGCCGCCGCCGCTGCGGCTGACCCTGGTCGCGGGGGTGGCCGCGCTGGAAGGGATCGCCGTGGCCGTCTGGGGGATCACCATGTTCTTCACCGGCGGCGGCAACGCGGTGCCGGCCGGGCTGCTGCTCCTGGTGCTGGCCGCGCTGCCGCTCCTGGCCGCGTACGGCCTGCGCCGGGCGCGCCGCTGGAGCCGCGGGCCCGCGCTCATCATGCAGCTGCTCTCGCTGCCGATCGCCTGGACCATGCTGCACAGCGACGGCCCGGTGATCGCCGGCGGCGCCGTCCTCGGCGCCCTGGCGCTCACCGGCCTGGTCCTGCTGGTCCACCCCGCCACCACCGACGCCCTCGGCATCAGCCGGACGGCGTCCTCCTGACCGCCCGGGGTCCGCGGACCCCGGGCGGTCAGCAAGGTGAGCAGGGGCGGGGCCGGACTACTCCTCGATCAGGAGCTTGTCGCGCAGCTGGGCGAGGGTGCGGGCGAGCAGCCGGGAGACGTGCATCTGCGAGATGCCGACCTCCTGGGCGATCTGCGACTGGGTCATGTTGCCGAAGAAGCGCAGCAGCAGGATCGTCTTCTCCCGCGGCGGGAGCTGCTCCAGCAGCGGCTTGAGCGACTCCCGGTACTCGACCCCCTCCAGCGCCTCGTCCTCGGAGCCGAGGGTGTCGGCGACCGCCGGGGACTCGTCGTCGGTGTCGGGGACGTCCAGCGAGAGGGTGCTGTAGGCGTTGGCGGACTCCAGCCCCTCCAGGACCTCCTCCTCGGAGATCTTCAGGTGCTCGGCCAGCTCGTGGACCGTGGGCGCCCGCCCGTGCCGCTGGGACAGCTCCCCGGTGGCCGTGGTGAGGGCCAGACGCAGCTCCTGGAGCCGGCGCGGCACCCGTACCGCCCAGCCCTTGTCCCTGAAGTGACGTTTGATCTCACCGACCACCGTCGGCGTCGCGTACGTGGAGAACTCCACCCCGCGGTCGACGTCGAACCGGTCGACGGACTTGATCAGGCCGATCGTGGCGACCTGGGTGAGGTCGTCCAGCGGCTCGCCGCGGTTGCGGAACCGCCGGGCCAGGTGCTCCACCAGCGGCAGGTGCATCCGGACCAGCTGGTTGCGCAGCTCCGCCCGCTCCGGTGAGCCGTCCGGCAGCTCCCGCAGCCGGACGAAGAGCGCACGGGCGCCCGAGCGGTCGTGCGGGTCGTGGCGCTC
Coding sequences within it:
- a CDS encoding carbohydrate ABC transporter permease gives rise to the protein MSIAARSGPATGPVTAPAARPAYRHVKKRRTGWNVLGLVVAVIMAFPVYWMVITALRPSQEILSYKQKLYPSSVTLAQFRRAIDMPNFWDNVKSSVIISVFSVVIAIGIGLLAAYALGRFRFWGRKGLMITLLVVQLIPATSMLIPIYIQLNKAGGLNQYWGVIAVYSATTLPFAVWMLRGFIVNIPRELEESAMVDGCSQMAAFRRVVLPLLAPGLVAASIYALMTAWNEYLFAYVLLQDNDKYTLSVWLLKFNTTRGTDYGALMAGSILIALPVVVFFLFVQRKVASGLTAGAVKG
- a CDS encoding diacylglycerol/lipid kinase family protein, with the translated sequence MRALLVVNPAATTTSARVRDVIATALASDLKLEVATTGYRGHARDLARRAAEGGEIELVVSLGGDGTVNEIVNGLLHHGPAPAALPSLAVVPGGSTNVFARALGLPNDAVEATGALLDALRAGSSKTVGLGLVSGTPGTEDEGVPARWFTFCAGLGFDAGVIGRVEQQRELGKRSTPALYFRQVARQFLADPHRRHGTIAVLRPDEEPVTDLTTAIVCNTSPWTYLGNRAVYASPEASFDTALDLLGITRMSTVSGARYAAQLLRSTPERGPHGKYAVALHDLTEFTLQSQAPLPFQVDGDHLGLRTSATFTGVRHALRVIV
- the nagB gene encoding glucosamine-6-phosphate deaminase, producing the protein MEVVIVPDAAAGGELIAEAVAGLLRRKPDALLGVATGSTPLPVYQALAGLVRGGAVDASRARVCQLDEYVGLPAGHPESYRSVVLREVVEPLGLSPDAFLGPDGSAPDVLAACEAYDAALASAGGVDLQLLGIGTDGHIGFNEPCSSLASRTRIKTLTEQTRVDNARFFGGDISQVPHHVITQGIGTILEARHLVLLATGEGKAEAIAQTVEGPVAAVVPASALQLHPHATVVVDEAAASELKLAPYFRATFAAKPDWQGL
- a CDS encoding sensor histidine kinase, yielding MNDLVREHTALDDSDLEWLHLLVSEWQLLSDLSFADLVLWVPTRDGSRYVSVAQMRPNTGPTSYQDDMVGHLVPRGRRPLLDVALDEGRIVREGDPEWREEVPVRVESIPVRRNGRVLGVIARNTNLLTVRTPSRLELTYLQSASDLAQMIAAGAFPFPSEHVDMDASPRAGDGLIRLDAEGLVQYASPNALSAYHRLGLAADLVGHHLGRATAELAPERGPVDEAMVKLASGWAPREFEVEGGDGVIQLRSIPLKPKGTHIGSLVLLRDVTELRRRERELITKDATIREIHHRVKNNLQTVAALLRLQARRMDSEAAREALDEAVRRVGSIAIVHETLSQTLDERVEFDEIADRVLAMVAEISPGRVNVRRTGKFGILTAEIATPLSMVLTELLQNALEHGFGAGGSGSVEVAVRRGRDQVTVAVEDDGRGLPPGFDAQRAGNLGLQIVRTLVVGELSGTFDMLPAAAGGTRVVLELPLVG
- a CDS encoding WhiB family transcriptional regulator → MDWRHRAVCREEDPELFFPIGNTGPALLQIEEAKAVCRRCPVMDQCLQWALESGQDAGVWGGLSEDERRAMKRRAARNRARNATA
- a CDS encoding glycoside hydrolase family 3 protein — its product is MTVISVDSPADTPSEPGGSGGAPITRDALTVLQPGFVGTSAPAWLLRQLAEGLGSVALFARNIESPGQLAALTAQLREVRPDVLVAADEEGGDVTRLEARGGSSFPGNLALGAVDDLKLTRAVAAELGRRLAVCGVNLNWAPSADVNSDPGNPVIGVRSFGADPELVARNTAAYVEGLQSAGVAACVKHFPGHGDTATDSHHALPRIDVDPDTLRSRELVPFRAALAAGSKVVMSAHILVPSLDPELPATLSPAVLTGLLRAPSSEGGLGYEGLIVTDGIEMQAIAATYGIERGTVMALAAGADAICVGGGLADEQTVLTLRDAIVAAVRDGSLPAERLADAAGRVRALAAWTAAQAGAGVAAALAQGADIGLEAARRALRITRADRFTPLDQPPFVAAFTPMANIAVGEGTPWGVAAELTRLLPGTRTATYRAADAEGDLAGFVARVLAAAGPSRLVVVVRDAHRHPWMAVALAAVVAERPGTIVVEMGVPQSPPTGALHIATHGAARVCGEAAAEAIVSAR